From Salipiger profundus, a single genomic window includes:
- a CDS encoding transporter substrate-binding domain-containing protein: MKKILLGAAVMAMGAGAALAQDVVRLGTEGAYPPYNYIDDSGEVAGFERVLGDELCKRAELTCEWVTNDWDSIIPNLVSGNYDAIIAGMSITPEREEVVAFTQNYTPPSPSAFASMMDDIDLETAVIAAQTGTIQAAHVATMEGATLVEYPTPDETVAAMRSGEADAVLSDKDYLIPVVEESSDVSFVGDDVPLGGGIGMAFRQSDPELRETFDAAIQSMKDDGTLNELIVEYLGADSPKF; the protein is encoded by the coding sequence ATGAAAAAGATCCTTCTCGGCGCCGCCGTGATGGCGATGGGTGCCGGCGCCGCGCTGGCGCAGGACGTGGTGCGGCTGGGCACCGAGGGCGCCTACCCTCCGTACAACTACATCGACGACTCGGGCGAGGTCGCGGGCTTCGAGCGGGTGCTGGGCGACGAGCTCTGCAAGCGCGCCGAACTGACCTGCGAGTGGGTCACCAACGACTGGGATTCGATCATTCCGAACCTCGTGTCGGGCAACTACGACGCCATCATCGCCGGCATGTCGATCACGCCCGAGCGCGAGGAGGTCGTGGCCTTCACCCAGAACTACACCCCGCCGTCGCCCTCGGCCTTCGCCTCCATGATGGACGACATCGACCTCGAGACCGCCGTGATCGCGGCGCAGACCGGGACCATCCAGGCCGCGCATGTCGCCACCATGGAAGGCGCCACGCTCGTGGAATACCCGACCCCGGACGAGACCGTCGCGGCGATGCGCTCGGGCGAGGCGGACGCGGTGCTGTCGGACAAGGACTACCTGATCCCCGTGGTCGAGGAATCCAGCGACGTGAGCTTCGTGGGCGATGACGTGCCGCTCGGCGGTGGCATCGGCATGGCGTTCCGCCAGTCCGATCCCGAGCTGCGCGAGACCTTCGATGCCGCGATCCAGAGCATGAAGGACGACGGAACGCTCAACGAGCTGATCGTCGAATACCTCGGCGCCGACAGCCCGAAGTTCTGA